Proteins encoded in a region of the Prunus persica cultivar Lovell chromosome G4, Prunus_persica_NCBIv2, whole genome shotgun sequence genome:
- the LOC109948529 gene encoding uncharacterized protein LOC109948529, producing the protein MKKFGYQQANIDHTLFIKHRAGKVTLLIIYVDDMIVTGDDTIEIEGLQKHLASEFEMKDLGSLKYFLGVEVTRSKHGLFLSQRKYVMDLLADIGMLDCKPADTLIVENHKLGVYVDQVPTNRERYQKLVGRLIYLSFTRPDIAYASAPGRGLLFKKNSHLDLESYTDADYAGNITDRRSTSSYFTFVGGNLVTWRSKKQNVVSQSSAESKYRGIAQGVCEILWLRWLLTEIDFRPNHATKLHCNNQSAFENC; encoded by the exons ATGAAGAAGTTTGGTTACCAACAGGCCAATATTGATCATACTCTATTCATTAAACATAGGGCTGGTAAGGTTACTTTGTTgattatttatgttgatgatatgattgtgacTGGTGATGATACTATAGAAATCGAAGGACTGCAGAAACATTTAGCAtctgaatttgagatgaaagattTGGGTAGTCTGAAATATTTTCTAGGAGTGGAAGTCACTCGATCTAAACATGGCTTATTTCTTTCACAAAGGAAGTATGTCATGGACCTGCTAGCAGATATTGGAATGCTTGACTGTAAACCAGCTGATACACTTATTGTTGAGAATCATAAACTTGGTGTTTATGTGGATCAGGTCCCAACTAACAGAGAAAGATACCAAAAGTTGGTTGGgagattgatttatttatcattCACACGTCCTGATATTGCCTATGCT TCTGCTCCTGGCAGAGGTttattatttaagaaaaatagtCACTTGGATCTAGAAAGTTACACTGACGCAGATTATGCAGGGAATATTACAGATAGACGTTCTACATCAAGTTACTTCACTTTTGTTGGTGGTAACCTAGTTACATGGCGTAGCAAGAAGCAAAATGTTGTGTCTCAGTCCTCTGCAGAGTCTAAGTACAGAGGGATTGCCCAAGGGGTTTGTGAAATACTGTGGTTGAGGTGGTTACTTACTGAAATTGATTTTAGACCGAATCATGCTACAAAGCTCCACTGTAATAATCAGTCTGCATTTGAAAATTGCTAA
- the LOC18778520 gene encoding protein UNUSUAL FLORAL ORGANS, with amino-acid sequence MEAFHPTITFPFSYTFNTTSSGHGGIAENINTSSPSPWMDSRIWSKLPHRLLDHVIAFLPPPAFFRARCVCKRWYALLFSNTFLELYLQVSPRRHWFLFFKHKRLKSSYIYRNNNIGGSHGDNNRAGTDCEGYLFDPYELAWYRLSFALLPSGFSPASSSGGLICWVSDEAGPKTLILCNPIVGSLTQLPPTLRSRLFPSIGLSVSPSSIDVTVAGDDLISPYAVKNLTAESFHIDGGGFFSLWGTNSSLPKVCNFESGQMVHVQGKFYCMNYSPCSVLAYDVAANNWWEIKAPMRRHLRSPSLVESKGKLLLVSAVDKSNLNVPKSLRLWGLQACGTTWIEMERMPQQLYVQFAELENGNGFHCVVHGEFLIIMIPGSDKALLFDMCRKRWQWIPPCPYVHAGIDGDLHGFAYEPQLATPVTGLLDQLTTIPFQPFTG; translated from the coding sequence atggaagctttTCATCCTACTATCACCTTTCCCTTCTCCTACACCTTCAATACTACTAGTAGTGGACATGGTGGCATTGCTGAAAATATCAACACATCCAGTCCTAGTCCATGGATGGATAGTAGGATATGGAGTAAGCTCCCACACCGGCTGCTCGACCATGTCATCGCCTTTCTTCCACCACCGGCCTTTTTTCGAGCTCGATGTGTGTGCAAGAGATGGTATGCTCTGTTGTTCTCCAACACCTTTCTTGAATTGTACCTCCAAGTATCTCCGCGCCGTCATTGGTTCCTCTTCTTCAAGCACAAACGCCTCAAGAGCAGCTACATATACAGGAACAACAATATTGGAGGAAGCCATGGTGACAACAACAGGGCTGGTACTGATTGTGAAGGGTATCTTTTTGATCCTTATGAACTTGCATGGTACCGCCTTTCCTTTGCTCTGCTTCCCTCCGGGTTCTCCCCTGCTTCTTCGTCAGGTGGTTTAATCTGTTGGGTTTCTGATGAGGCTGGTCCGAAGACTCTCATTCTGTGTAACCCAATTGTTGGTTCTCTGACTCAATTGCCTCCAACTCTAAGATCAAGGCTCTTCCCTTCCATAGGCTTAAGTGTTAGCCCTTCATCCATTGATGTCACTGTTGCTGGAGATGACTTGATTTCTCCATATGCTGTGAAAAACTTGACTGCAGAGAGCTTTCATATTGATGGAGGTGGGTTCTTTTCATTATGGGGCACCAATTCTTCTCTACCGAAGGTCTGCAATTTTGAATCAGGTCAAATGGTTCATGTTCAGGGAAAATTCTACTGCATGAACTATAGCCCTTGCAGTGTGTTGGCTTATGATGTGGCAGCAAATAACTGGTGGGAGATTAAGGCTCCCATGAGAAGGCATCTGAGGTCTCCAAGCTTGGTGGAGAGCAAGGGAAAGCTGCTGCTGGTTTCTGCAGTTGATAAGAGTAACCTCAATGTGCCAAAAAGCCTGAGGCTTTGGGGCTTGCAGGCTTGTGGAACAACATGGATTGAGATGGAAAGAATGCCACAACAGCTTTATGTTCAATTTGCAGAGCTGGAAAATGGAAATGGGTTTCATTGTGTTGTCCATGGAGAGTTCCTTATCATAATGATCCCAGGTTCTGACAAGGCTTTGCTGTTTGATATGTGCAGGAAAAGGTGGCAATGGATCCCTCCATGCCCTTATGTTCATGCTGGGATAGATGGTGATTTGCATGGTTTTGCTTATGAGCCCCAACTTGCCACACCAGTCACAGGGCTTCTTGATCAGTTGACTACAATTCCATTTCAGCCTTTCACTGGTTAG
- the LOC18779434 gene encoding GTP-binding protein ERG — protein sequence MKALRALRTLSSKPRKTPLNPTFFHRFYAAQPQEDDSSHTPSLSDSENGSDSVFDSTHYDIPTISSDSKPKIPQKPTWNTKYRSKADELIAQKKKPDDLIFKNSSLAKKLLEAAVCLPSDDEDEEDEEEVVKEEDQKALSVGIIGAPNAGKSALTNYMVGTKVAAVSRKTNTTTHEVLGVMTKGDTQICFFDTPGITLSNRGCPYKDFKVRVESAWSSVNLYDVLIVIFDVHRHLTRPDARVIGLIKRMGAEAHPIQKRVLCMNKIDLVEKKKDLLTVAEQFKDLPGFERHFMISGLKGSGVKDLNQYLMDQAVKRSWEEDPFVMTEEVMKNISLEVVRERLLDHVHQEIPYGIEHRLMDWKELRDGSLRIEQHLITPKLSQRKILVGKKGCKIGRIGMEANEELRSIFKRDVHLILQVRLK from the exons ATGAAAGCTTTGAGAGCTCTGAGAACTCTCTCTTCGAAACCCAGAAAAACCCCATTAAACCCAACCTTCTTTCACAGGTTCTACGCAGCTCAACCTCAAGAAGACGATTCCAGCCACACCCCATCCCTCTCGGACTCTGAAAATGGTTCAGACTCAGTCTTTGACAGTACCCATTACGACATACCAACCATTAGTTCAGATTCTAAGCCGAAAATCCCTCAGAAGCCCACTTGGAACACCAAATACAGATCAAAAGCTGATGAATTGAttgcccaaaagaaaaaacctgaTGATTTGATATTTAAGAACAGCTCGCTCGCGAAGAAGCTTCTTGAAGCGGCGGTATGTTTGCCATCAGACgatgaggatgaggaggaTGAGGAGGAAGTGGTCAAGGAGGAGGACCAGAAGGCGTTGTCGGTTGGGATAATAGGTGCCCCGAATGCCGGAAAGTCTGCACTGACGAATTATATG GTTGGGACTAAGGTTGCTGCTGTGTCACGGAAGACGAACACCACTACCCATGAAGTATTGGGAGTGATGACAAAAGGAGACACACAAATT TGTTTCTTTGATACTCCAGGAATTACATTAAGTAACAGAGGATGCCCTTACAAGGATTTCAAGGTTCGTGTAGAAAGTGCTTGGAGCTCAGTTAATTTATATGATGTGCTCATAGTTATTTTCGACGTCCATAGGCATCTTACCAG ACCTGATGCAAGGGTTATAGGATTAATCAAGCGTATGGGAGCAGAAGCACACCCAATACAAAAGAGAGTTTTATGTATGAATAAGATTGATTTagttgagaagaagaaagatttaTTAACAGTTGCCGAGCAATTCAAAGATCTTCCTGGGTTTGAAAG GCATTTCATGATTTCGGGTCTAAAGGGATCTGGAGTGAAAGATCTTAATCAATACTTGATGGATCAG GCTGTCAAAAGATCTTGGGAGGAAGATCCATTCGTCATGACTGAGGAAGTAATGAAGAATATATCATTAGAAGTTGTCCGAGAAAGGCTGTTAGACCATGTCCATCAG GAAATCCCATACGGTATTGAACATCGGTTGATGGACTGGAAGGAGTTGCGAGATGGCTCTCTTCGGATTGAACAGCATCTTATCACTCCCAAATTAAGTCAACGCAAGATTCTTGTAGGAAAGAAGGGCTGTAAAATAGG GAGAATTGGCATGGAAGCTAATGAGGAGCTAAGGTCCATCTTCAAGAGGGATGTCCACCTCATTCTCCAGGTTAGACTTAAATGA